Proteins encoded in a region of the Pseudomonas shahriarae genome:
- a CDS encoding terminase large subunit — MAKSAHPNVDKAMAWGRSLLRGKVPACRYIHQAVQRHFDDLAASRKRAFRFKFDPAKAEKKLKLMQLLPHTKGEWAFKRQLITLEAWQLFGIAVTFGWVKKKGGYRRFRESYWEVPRKNGKSVVAGGVGISMFVADGEYGAEVYAGATTEKQAWEVFRPAKLMVTKSPMLVQAAGIEVNASNMNIPSDFSRFEPLIGNPGDGASPSCAIVDEYHEHPTSAQYDTMLTGMGARRQPLMFIITTAGADIEGPCYDKRRQVIEMLEGTVPDEELFGWIWTLDEGDDWTDPKMLAKANPNHGVSVFQEYLESQQARAIRSARFTNTFKTKHLNLWVSAKSGFYNMESWKACEDTTLTLEQFEGQEWNAGFDLARKLDMNSRARLFWRMIDGKIHYYSVAPKFWVPYDTAFNTDNKRMSERFQAWIHSEHLEVTDGAEIDYREILEDTKEANHHAPVRECPIDPHGATGLSHDLDDQGFNPITITQNYINMSDPMKELEAAIEAGRFHHDGNPIMTWCIGNVIGKNLPGNDDVVRPIKQGDDNKIDGAVALIMAIGRVLANAEVHGSVDDFLSRPMSM; from the coding sequence ATGGCCAAGTCCGCTCACCCCAACGTCGACAAGGCGATGGCGTGGGGAAGGTCTCTGTTGCGCGGGAAGGTTCCTGCGTGCCGTTACATCCACCAGGCGGTGCAGCGCCACTTCGATGATTTGGCTGCCAGCCGCAAGCGCGCGTTCCGCTTCAAGTTCGATCCAGCCAAGGCCGAGAAGAAGCTCAAGCTGATGCAGCTGTTACCGCACACCAAAGGTGAATGGGCATTCAAGCGTCAGCTGATCACCCTTGAGGCCTGGCAATTGTTCGGTATCGCGGTGACGTTTGGCTGGGTCAAGAAGAAGGGTGGCTATAGGCGGTTCCGCGAAAGCTATTGGGAGGTGCCCCGCAAGAACGGCAAGTCAGTCGTTGCCGGTGGTGTTGGCATAAGCATGTTCGTTGCTGATGGCGAATATGGCGCTGAGGTGTATGCAGGTGCCACGACAGAGAAGCAGGCGTGGGAAGTGTTCCGCCCGGCGAAGCTGATGGTTACCAAATCGCCGATGCTGGTGCAGGCCGCCGGTATTGAGGTGAACGCCTCGAACATGAACATACCGTCCGACTTCAGTCGCTTCGAGCCGCTGATCGGCAACCCGGGCGACGGCGCATCACCCAGCTGCGCCATCGTCGACGAATACCACGAACACCCAACATCAGCTCAGTACGACACCATGCTCACCGGTATGGGCGCCCGCCGCCAACCGCTGATGTTCATCATCACCACAGCCGGCGCCGATATCGAGGGGCCGTGCTACGACAAGCGGCGCCAGGTGATCGAGATGCTCGAAGGCACCGTGCCTGACGAAGAGCTGTTCGGTTGGATATGGACGCTGGATGAGGGTGACGACTGGACTGACCCGAAGATGTTGGCCAAGGCCAACCCGAACCACGGAGTCTCTGTGTTCCAGGAGTACCTGGAGAGCCAACAAGCCCGTGCAATTCGCTCGGCCAGATTTACCAACACCTTCAAGACAAAGCACCTAAATCTCTGGGTGAGTGCCAAGTCCGGCTTCTACAACATGGAGAGCTGGAAGGCTTGCGAAGACACCACGCTGACCCTGGAGCAGTTCGAGGGCCAAGAGTGGAATGCGGGTTTCGACCTGGCGCGCAAGCTCGACATGAACTCAAGGGCTCGCCTGTTCTGGCGAATGATTGACGGGAAAATCCACTACTACAGCGTGGCTCCGAAGTTCTGGGTTCCCTATGACACTGCCTTCAATACCGACAACAAGCGTATGTCTGAGCGGTTTCAGGCCTGGATTCACTCCGAGCACCTTGAGGTAACGGACGGTGCCGAGATTGATTACCGCGAGATCCTAGAGGACACGAAAGAGGCCAACCATCACGCACCAGTGCGTGAGTGTCCAATCGACCCTCACGGCGCAACCGGCCTCAGCCATGACCTCGATGACCAGGGGTTCAACCCCATTACGATCACCCAGAACTACATCAACATGTCGGACCCCATGAAAGAGTTGGAGGCCGCCATTGAGGCTGGCCGGTTTCATCACGACGGCAACCCAATCATGACCTGGTGTATCGGCAACGTCATCGGCAAGAACTTGCCAGGTAACGATGACGTGGTTCGCCCGATTAAGCAGGGCGATGACAACAAGATCGACGGCGCTGTTGCGCTGATTATGGCGATAGGCCGAGTCCTGGCGAATGCTGAGGTGCACGGTTCTGTTGACGACTTCCTATCCAGACCGATGAGCATGTAA
- a CDS encoding replication protein P, with amino-acid sequence MKQVAAVTQGLWANPGAGEFIPKDEIQAPQDEGRRQMAVAINDLFTELRLIRSAWRQAWPDKETYRAAKVQWMQAFLDEGIRTQGQIEFGMIKARKQVSDFIPSPGQFIEWCKPTPEMLGLPSLVAAHREAVRNVHPGMAGQGRWSHDAVWHTAKECGFESLNKLDAALSLKLFDRNYTITIRRLLDGLPLQAMPKALPAKVDGRITPEVGRGAIAELRAQLAGGSRG; translated from the coding sequence ATGAAACAGGTAGCCGCTGTAACCCAGGGCCTTTGGGCCAACCCCGGCGCCGGCGAGTTCATCCCGAAGGACGAGATTCAGGCGCCCCAGGACGAAGGTCGACGCCAGATGGCCGTGGCAATCAACGACCTATTCACCGAGCTGCGCCTGATTCGTTCAGCCTGGCGGCAGGCATGGCCGGACAAGGAGACCTACCGCGCCGCCAAGGTCCAGTGGATGCAGGCATTTCTCGACGAAGGCATCCGCACACAAGGGCAGATTGAGTTCGGCATGATCAAGGCGCGCAAGCAGGTTTCCGACTTCATCCCAAGCCCTGGGCAGTTCATCGAGTGGTGCAAGCCGACACCCGAAATGCTGGGCCTGCCGTCACTGGTAGCCGCTCACCGTGAGGCCGTGCGCAATGTCCATCCAGGCATGGCGGGGCAGGGCAGGTGGTCGCATGACGCGGTGTGGCACACAGCCAAAGAGTGCGGCTTTGAAAGCCTGAACAAACTCGATGCGGCGCTGAGCCTCAAGCTGTTCGACCGGAACTACACGATCACCATTCGCCGCCTGCTCGACGGATTGCCACTTCAGGCAATGCCCAAGGCACTCCCTGCCAAGGTTGACGGCCGAATCACTCCGGAGGTGGGGCGTGGCGCGATTGCCGAGCTACGAGCCCAGCTCGCTGGAGGCTCCCGTGGTTGA
- a CDS encoding response regulator transcription factor has protein sequence MEATIVNGAWKGHLGRGLAPRELQYLLSAAQGKTAKEIARLHGVAACTVAKRLSCAMFKLGVTRQTAMVAEAMRRQIISPMCFVLASLIAMHAMIGDDAMRRDRRTPERRTAQVRMVRQAERPTLTA, from the coding sequence ATGGAAGCAACAATCGTTAACGGCGCATGGAAGGGTCATCTCGGCCGTGGTCTTGCGCCGCGAGAACTTCAGTACTTGTTGTCCGCTGCCCAGGGCAAGACGGCAAAGGAAATAGCCAGGCTGCACGGCGTGGCGGCCTGCACCGTGGCCAAGCGCCTTTCCTGCGCCATGTTCAAGCTTGGCGTAACTCGCCAGACCGCGATGGTGGCCGAGGCCATGCGCCGGCAGATCATCTCGCCAATGTGCTTTGTCCTGGCCAGCCTGATCGCCATGCACGCAATGATCGGTGACGACGCAATGCGCCGGGATCGCCGAACGCCGGAGCGGCGTACAGCGCAAGTCAGGATGGTGCGTCAAGCCGAGCGCCCCACCCTCACAGCCTGA
- a CDS encoding type II toxin-antitoxin system HicA family toxin, whose translation MKCNEFKRWLLAQGVEVSKTAKGSHFKIYFNGKQTTLPNHGAKEMAEGTRKAIIKQLGLKD comes from the coding sequence ATGAAATGTAATGAGTTCAAGCGGTGGCTGTTAGCTCAAGGGGTAGAGGTTTCCAAGACTGCAAAAGGAAGCCACTTCAAAATCTACTTCAACGGCAAACAGACAACCCTTCCCAACCACGGGGCCAAGGAGATGGCCGAAGGGACTAGGAAGGCGATAATCAAACAACTGGGCCTCAAGGACTGA
- a CDS encoding phage portal protein, which translates to MADTDYSIDLRTRSPFWARMASFFVGGRLVTPDKGSQTGPVSASGVVGDSVVNDERSLQISTVFACVRLISSVTACMPLDVFETNGDDRRKADLNNPLARLLRYSPNSFMTAFDFRVSMTMQLCYYGNAYALIERNGAGDVISLVPLLSANMDVRLEGRKVVYRYRRDNEYADFKQSEIFHLKGFGFNGLVGLSPIAFAAKSAGVAVAMEDQQRDFYANGAKSPQLLMTGDGKVLNKEQRAQVEENFKEISGGPVKKRLWILEGGFTTQAIGVSPQDAETMAARKFQVSELARFFGVPPHLVGDVEKSTSWGSGIEQQNLGFLQYALDPYLEIWECSILRWLVKPSDLGRIHAEHNRDGLLSGDSTARANYMKTLVDTGLLTINEGRRVNNRPPVDGGDVATRQAQNVPLTQLGQTNPAPSGV; encoded by the coding sequence ATGGCAGATACCGACTACAGCATTGACCTGCGCACGCGCAGTCCATTCTGGGCACGCATGGCCAGCTTCTTTGTCGGCGGGCGCCTGGTTACTCCTGACAAGGGGTCGCAGACCGGTCCCGTATCAGCATCAGGGGTAGTGGGGGATTCGGTCGTCAACGATGAGCGTTCGCTCCAGATATCCACGGTATTCGCGTGTGTAAGGCTGATCTCCAGCGTCACGGCGTGCATGCCATTGGACGTATTTGAAACAAATGGTGATGACCGTAGGAAGGCGGACCTCAATAATCCTCTGGCGCGCTTGCTGCGGTATAGCCCCAACTCTTTCATGACCGCATTCGACTTCCGTGTGTCGATGACGATGCAGCTCTGTTATTACGGCAACGCGTATGCACTGATCGAGCGCAACGGCGCCGGAGATGTAATCAGTCTTGTCCCTCTCCTTTCGGCCAACATGGACGTCAGGCTCGAGGGTCGTAAGGTTGTGTATCGATACCGTCGCGACAATGAGTATGCGGACTTCAAACAATCAGAGATCTTCCACCTCAAGGGTTTCGGCTTCAATGGACTCGTAGGGCTTTCCCCGATCGCATTTGCGGCCAAGAGCGCCGGTGTCGCAGTGGCCATGGAGGATCAGCAGCGGGACTTCTACGCGAACGGTGCTAAGTCTCCGCAGCTGTTGATGACCGGTGATGGCAAGGTTCTCAATAAAGAACAGCGCGCTCAGGTTGAAGAGAACTTCAAGGAGATATCCGGCGGCCCGGTGAAAAAGCGGCTTTGGATCCTTGAGGGCGGCTTTACTACCCAAGCTATTGGGGTGAGCCCTCAGGACGCTGAAACGATGGCGGCGCGCAAGTTTCAGGTAAGCGAGCTGGCCAGGTTCTTTGGCGTGCCTCCCCACCTAGTGGGAGATGTTGAAAAGTCCACCAGTTGGGGCTCCGGTATCGAGCAACAAAACCTCGGATTTCTGCAGTACGCCCTTGATCCCTACTTGGAGATCTGGGAGTGCAGCATCCTGCGTTGGCTGGTAAAGCCGTCAGACCTCGGTCGGATTCATGCTGAGCACAACCGCGATGGTCTTCTAAGTGGCGACTCTACCGCCAGGGCGAACTACATGAAAACTCTGGTGGATACCGGTTTGCTGACGATCAACGAAGGCAGGCGCGTCAACAACCGACCACCTGTTGATGGCGGCGATGTCGCCACCAGGCAGGCGCAAAACGTACCGCTTACCCAACTTGGCCAAACAAACCCCGCACCCAGCGGGGTTTAG
- a CDS encoding tyrosine-type recombinase/integrase: MSTQIKTLTVKLSDAEIARNAKLEHVRDLRDAGHPALHFRFAKNRTRGSWYLLNKRKWHRIGGFPDLNTKQVIAALPAVRLRVAADGAASVSGWVTVGELLDWFGDRMAKSRSLSDKRRAAGKSAISCQLKPRLDDLLLRDVSAQTLDKLLMWPAQAELSLSYVQQLYRLLAVAFRQARKLDLIPVNPMAEMKFVNFTTARILPKPARLRDVQLQDLVSLLAERFDSAPGDAMLALMMLCHGTRIGETRQSRWADIALPEREWFIPAEHTKTKTELRVPLTDQMCSLLQLYRTRQSAQGYEGPLLFPSRRGKALSDNQASAVFTRLGQGAWTSHDLRKVARTAWTDLGVDGHIGEMLLNHSLGKIASTYINTQAKEQRRLALVKWHNWLDQRGFKAIHMQTGVRYEDSQNLVDALNGGACEPEPQFVKGEV; the protein is encoded by the coding sequence TTGAGCACCCAAATCAAAACCCTGACGGTGAAGCTGTCGGATGCCGAGATTGCCCGCAATGCCAAGCTTGAGCATGTGCGCGACCTGCGGGACGCCGGACACCCGGCGCTACACTTTCGTTTCGCCAAGAATCGCACGCGCGGCTCCTGGTACCTGCTCAACAAGCGCAAATGGCATCGCATCGGCGGCTTTCCAGACCTGAATACCAAGCAGGTGATCGCTGCACTGCCGGCGGTGCGCCTACGGGTCGCTGCCGACGGCGCGGCCAGCGTTTCGGGCTGGGTGACTGTGGGCGAGCTGCTCGATTGGTTCGGTGATCGCATGGCCAAGTCGCGCTCGCTGTCCGACAAGCGCCGGGCTGCGGGCAAGTCGGCCATCAGTTGCCAGCTCAAGCCGCGCCTGGATGACCTGCTGCTACGCGACGTGAGCGCCCAGACCCTCGACAAGCTGCTGATGTGGCCGGCCCAGGCCGAATTGTCGCTGTCCTACGTGCAGCAGCTGTATCGGCTGCTCGCAGTGGCTTTCCGTCAGGCCCGCAAGCTGGACCTGATCCCGGTCAACCCGATGGCGGAAATGAAGTTCGTCAACTTCACCACGGCGCGGATCCTGCCCAAGCCGGCGCGGTTGCGTGACGTGCAGTTGCAGGACCTGGTGAGCCTGCTGGCCGAGCGCTTCGACAGCGCGCCGGGTGACGCCATGCTGGCCTTGATGATGCTGTGCCACGGCACCCGGATCGGCGAGACCCGCCAGTCCCGCTGGGCTGATATCGCGCTGCCAGAGCGCGAGTGGTTCATCCCGGCAGAACACACCAAGACCAAGACTGAGCTGCGTGTGCCACTGACCGATCAGATGTGTTCGCTCCTGCAGCTATACCGCACCCGGCAAAGCGCCCAGGGCTACGAAGGGCCGCTCCTGTTCCCGTCACGCCGTGGCAAGGCACTCAGCGACAACCAGGCGAGCGCAGTATTCACGCGGTTAGGGCAGGGCGCCTGGACCAGTCACGACCTACGCAAGGTGGCCCGCACTGCCTGGACTGACCTTGGCGTCGACGGCCACATTGGCGAGATGCTGCTCAACCACTCCCTGGGCAAGATCGCCTCCACCTACATCAACACCCAAGCCAAGGAGCAGCGCCGTCTGGCCCTGGTGAAGTGGCACAACTGGTTAGATCAGCGTGGCTTCAAGGCGATCCACATGCAGACAGGCGTTAGATATGAAGATTCGCAAAACCTCGTAGACGCCTTGAACGGCGGGGCCTGCGAGCCAGAACCACAATTTGTTAAGGGCGAGGTTTAA
- a CDS encoding DnaT-like ssDNA-binding domain-containing protein has protein sequence MAGDWIKFELTTLDKPEVCQIADLADIDPDAVVGKLMRVWGWFDQQTENGNAPSVSKKLLDRLVGVIGFCEHMKSVAWMIEIDGVISLPHFDRHNGKTAKNRLLTAKRVANHKASNGKSNASSVSGALPKEEKRREDQNPLSAPEPVDPRMPSEMTLDWVPDDKLLKTYALHRSLALDLFTEEVRVAFTGHYEPQHQVNTQAEWVSMLVKWVNNDKVRAAANNVTPIRQKPPAASDFDDDSIDWQNGVQS, from the coding sequence ATGGCCGGCGACTGGATCAAATTCGAACTCACCACCCTGGACAAACCCGAGGTCTGCCAGATTGCCGACCTGGCCGATATCGACCCTGATGCTGTAGTTGGCAAGCTGATGCGTGTGTGGGGCTGGTTCGACCAGCAAACAGAGAACGGTAACGCTCCGAGCGTTAGCAAAAAGTTACTTGATCGTCTCGTTGGCGTTATCGGTTTCTGCGAACACATGAAATCTGTTGCTTGGATGATCGAGATCGACGGCGTTATCAGTCTCCCGCACTTCGACCGTCACAACGGGAAGACCGCTAAAAACAGGCTTCTTACCGCAAAACGAGTTGCAAACCACAAGGCGAGTAACGGTAAAAGTAACGCTTCTAGCGTTAGCGGTGCGTTACCTAAAGAAGAGAAGAGAAGAGAAGATCAAAACCCTCTCTCTGCGCCTGAGCCGGTCGACCCTCGCATGCCCAGCGAGATGACCCTCGACTGGGTGCCAGACGACAAGCTTCTGAAAACCTACGCCCTTCACCGTAGCCTGGCGCTCGATCTGTTCACCGAGGAAGTTCGGGTGGCCTTCACTGGCCATTACGAGCCTCAGCATCAGGTCAACACCCAGGCTGAGTGGGTCAGCATGCTGGTTAAGTGGGTCAACAACGACAAGGTCCGCGCGGCCGCAAACAACGTCACCCCGATTCGCCAGAAGCCACCGGCCGCTTCCGATTTTGATGACGACAGCATCGACTGGCAGAACGGGGTGCAATCGTGA
- a CDS encoding type II toxin-antitoxin system HicB family antitoxin produces the protein MYDYAISVTEEAGSFWSSCDDIPEAHSAGDTLEELLTHAAEGLEVALSIYVDQLRHIPKASPPKDGQHVVRLSALVVAKVELWNAMRDKGMRKADLCRLLGAAQTKVDRLVDFEHSSKIEQVESALAALGKRLVVSVEPA, from the coding sequence ATGTACGACTACGCAATCAGCGTGACTGAAGAGGCTGGCTCGTTCTGGTCATCGTGCGACGACATCCCAGAGGCACACAGCGCTGGCGATACGCTCGAAGAGCTATTGACCCACGCCGCCGAAGGGCTTGAGGTCGCGCTCTCGATCTACGTCGATCAGTTGCGGCACATCCCGAAGGCATCGCCACCAAAAGATGGCCAGCACGTTGTCCGGCTGTCCGCCCTGGTGGTGGCCAAGGTCGAGCTATGGAATGCCATGCGCGACAAAGGAATGCGGAAAGCTGACTTGTGTCGGCTTCTCGGCGCTGCGCAAACAAAAGTGGATCGCCTGGTGGACTTTGAGCACAGCTCGAAAATCGAGCAGGTTGAGTCAGCCTTGGCCGCCCTGGGCAAGCGCCTGGTCGTATCTGTCGAGCCGGCTTGA
- a CDS encoding phage holin, lambda family → MSNMPEKTPEFWVMALAWLSQHSPVLYAALLSAVMAGLRIIYGGGTRRQIFVEGAICGGLTVTLISGLEFFGLPQSMATFVGGWVGFLGVEKIRAIADRVTDFKLPGRNS, encoded by the coding sequence ATGTCCAACATGCCCGAGAAAACACCGGAGTTTTGGGTGATGGCGCTCGCCTGGTTGAGTCAACACTCCCCAGTGCTGTATGCCGCCTTGCTCTCTGCTGTCATGGCTGGTCTGCGGATCATCTATGGCGGCGGCACCCGGCGACAGATATTCGTAGAGGGTGCGATCTGTGGTGGTTTGACCGTGACACTGATCAGCGGCCTGGAGTTCTTCGGCCTGCCCCAGAGCATGGCCACCTTCGTTGGCGGTTGGGTTGGCTTCCTGGGTGTGGAGAAGATCCGCGCTATTGCTGACCGGGTTACCGACTTCAAGCTTCCTGGTCGGAACTCTTAG
- a CDS encoding LexA family transcriptional regulator, translating to MKKDSRRLPLSDWQLQDSARLKALFQAKRGELKLTQEKIAGELGDGVTQGAVSHFMNGRTALSINAAVVFARALQVPVSEISPTLAAQIEKMTSGVPGRHSDDSAADNRIPPRNFDLADDKNYTGVLQLTARGSTGDGEENSHVEIRGVMAFKSEWLRANNLNQRHLDVIYANGNSMEPAINNGDVLLIDESKIEPKDGQIFAMQSASKGTIVKRLVKSDFDGWIIRSDNPDKARYGDETLRDGEINEVRIIGRVVWRGGML from the coding sequence ATGAAGAAAGATTCCCGAAGGCTCCCGCTGTCCGATTGGCAGCTCCAAGACAGTGCTCGACTGAAAGCGCTTTTCCAGGCGAAACGTGGAGAGCTGAAGCTGACCCAGGAAAAGATTGCGGGAGAGCTTGGCGACGGAGTTACGCAGGGCGCTGTGAGCCATTTCATGAATGGGCGAACCGCGCTTAGCATCAATGCTGCGGTTGTTTTTGCCAGGGCGCTCCAGGTCCCGGTTTCAGAAATAAGCCCAACTCTTGCAGCTCAGATAGAGAAGATGACCTCGGGCGTTCCAGGGCGTCACAGTGACGACTCGGCAGCCGACAACCGCATTCCGCCGCGAAATTTTGATCTCGCCGACGACAAGAACTACACCGGCGTGCTGCAGCTGACGGCCCGCGGATCGACAGGAGACGGTGAAGAGAACTCGCACGTCGAGATCCGAGGGGTGATGGCTTTCAAGTCGGAGTGGCTGCGCGCAAACAATCTCAACCAGCGGCACCTGGACGTGATTTATGCCAACGGCAACAGCATGGAGCCCGCCATCAATAATGGCGATGTTCTGCTGATTGACGAGTCGAAAATCGAACCGAAGGACGGTCAGATCTTCGCCATGCAAAGCGCGTCCAAAGGGACGATCGTGAAACGCCTGGTGAAGTCGGACTTCGACGGCTGGATCATTCGCAGTGACAACCCGGACAAGGCGCGCTACGGCGACGAGACCTTGAGGGACGGGGAGATAAACGAGGTTCGCATCATCGGTCGCGTGGTTTGGCGTGGCGGGATGCTATGA
- a CDS encoding Cro/CI family transcriptional regulator codes for MRRIPLTEFAKEHGHTKAAQMLGCTQGALSKAIRVGRDVFVTVEEDGTLSAQEQRPFPSQRSVA; via the coding sequence ATGCGCCGTATCCCCCTAACTGAATTTGCCAAAGAGCACGGGCACACAAAGGCGGCCCAGATGCTCGGGTGCACCCAGGGCGCTCTGAGCAAAGCCATCCGCGTTGGTCGAGATGTTTTCGTGACTGTCGAGGAGGACGGCACTTTGTCTGCTCAAGAGCAGCGTCCGTTCCCGTCTCAACGATCAGTAGCTTGA
- a CDS encoding phage antirepressor KilAC domain-containing protein translates to MNTLVAPSNTVTMSSREIADLTGKQHKDVIRDVRVMRKALADDGADLRHLHEIKDGRGYTAEFHLDRVLTETLLTGYSIPLRHRVVTRLSELENVSRHGVTIPQSLPEALRLAADLADKNGELQRLVSDQAPKVAAIKRLAAAGGAICITDAAKQLGVAPSRLFAWLEQHRWIFRRHGCKRWVAYQPRITSGHMTHKVTALKPDPETGIDRAAFDPMITPKGLTRLAELLQEAA, encoded by the coding sequence ATGAACACACTTGTTGCTCCAAGCAATACCGTCACTATGTCGAGCCGGGAGATCGCCGATCTTACCGGCAAGCAGCACAAGGATGTCATCCGTGATGTCCGCGTGATGCGAAAGGCGCTTGCCGATGATGGCGCAGATCTGCGCCATCTTCATGAGATCAAGGATGGGCGGGGATACACCGCCGAGTTCCACCTTGACCGCGTGCTGACTGAAACCCTACTGACCGGCTACAGCATTCCACTTCGCCATCGTGTCGTGACACGTTTGTCTGAACTGGAAAACGTGTCACGACACGGCGTCACGATCCCGCAATCCCTCCCCGAGGCTCTCCGTTTGGCTGCCGACCTGGCAGACAAGAATGGCGAGCTGCAGCGTTTGGTGTCAGACCAGGCCCCAAAGGTCGCCGCTATCAAGCGTCTTGCTGCAGCCGGCGGCGCTATCTGCATCACTGATGCTGCCAAGCAGCTCGGCGTAGCTCCGTCACGACTGTTTGCGTGGCTTGAACAACACCGTTGGATCTTTCGGCGCCATGGCTGCAAGCGATGGGTGGCATACCAGCCGCGCATCACGTCCGGCCACATGACCCACAAGGTCACGGCGCTCAAGCCCGATCCCGAGACCGGAATAGACCGCGCCGCCTTCGACCCAATGATTACCCCCAAGGGGCTAACTCGCCTCGCGGAACTACTGCAGGAGGCCGCGTAA
- a CDS encoding DUF1364 domain-containing protein → MTRQTKLTKAARGRDCQVRLPGCPGDTETVVLAHYRLAGICGTGMKPPDLIGAWACEYCHSLSDGRTNRNTLGMSYDEIRLYHAEAVLRTQAILIKEGKVSA, encoded by the coding sequence ATGACCCGCCAGACCAAGCTGACCAAGGCCGCGCGCGGTCGAGATTGCCAGGTCCGTCTGCCGGGCTGCCCAGGCGATACCGAAACCGTGGTGTTGGCCCATTACCGCCTGGCAGGGATTTGCGGAACGGGCATGAAGCCACCAGACCTGATAGGGGCCTGGGCTTGCGAGTACTGCCACAGCCTGAGCGATGGCCGCACCAACCGAAACACCCTGGGCATGAGTTACGACGAGATCCGCCTCTATCACGCCGAGGCCGTCTTGCGGACTCAGGCCATTTTGATCAAAGAAGGAAAGGTGAGCGCTTGA
- a CDS encoding antiterminator Q family protein, which translates to MAFTPSFKERTAEDLLEHWGRWVVLGSGVSCCASRENTILSPMITDDDALLIDGLMGRLLKRYPECGQVLMKYYTTRDSSLMDVGKKMGFGEEKTRGLWKAGIAWIDGALDIRRQAA; encoded by the coding sequence ATGGCCTTCACACCGAGCTTTAAAGAACGCACTGCCGAGGATCTGCTCGAGCATTGGGGCCGCTGGGTCGTCCTGGGCTCTGGTGTGTCGTGCTGCGCGTCCCGCGAGAACACTATCCTGTCGCCGATGATCACCGACGACGATGCCCTCCTGATCGACGGGCTCATGGGACGTTTGCTCAAGCGCTACCCTGAGTGTGGCCAGGTGCTGATGAAGTACTACACCACCCGCGACAGCTCGCTGATGGACGTCGGCAAGAAGATGGGCTTCGGCGAAGAGAAGACGCGCGGGCTTTGGAAGGCCGGCATTGCCTGGATTGATGGAGCCTTAGATATTCGTCGTCAGGCTGCTTGA
- a CDS encoding phage terminase small subunit P27 family encodes MGGTATVAGRGRKPKPTAKKLLAGNPGKRALNKAEPEFSKITNVDPPEWLTDRAAQMWRMVVPELLRENVVAITDLHNVEAFCVAYDNWRMAQESVQQHGIVVAGAQGGPIKNPALTAANETMRQIVTFGSMLGLDPASRTRLIGGNKEKETNEFAQLLRS; translated from the coding sequence ATGGGAGGCACCGCCACGGTCGCCGGCCGTGGTCGCAAACCCAAGCCGACGGCCAAGAAATTGCTCGCCGGAAATCCTGGCAAGCGAGCACTCAACAAGGCCGAGCCAGAGTTTTCAAAGATCACAAATGTCGATCCACCCGAGTGGCTGACTGATCGCGCTGCACAGATGTGGCGCATGGTTGTCCCGGAGTTGCTCCGCGAAAACGTGGTAGCGATCACCGATCTTCACAACGTCGAAGCCTTTTGCGTTGCATATGACAACTGGCGCATGGCCCAAGAGTCAGTCCAGCAGCATGGAATCGTGGTGGCTGGGGCCCAGGGTGGCCCGATAAAGAATCCCGCCCTGACCGCCGCCAACGAAACGATGCGCCAAATAGTGACGTTCGGCTCGATGCTTGGGCTCGATCCGGCCAGTCGTACACGCCTGATCGGCGGTAACAAGGAGAAAGAAACCAACGAATTCGCCCAACTACTGAGATCCTAA
- a CDS encoding HNH endonuclease signature motif containing protein produces the protein MPLRPQKPCNAQGCNTLTRNPRYCDEHAHLLKSSAWAKPRESSTKRHYNYKWQQARAGWLAKHPLCRCCQAEGKVVAATDVDHIIPHKGDMTLFWDRNNWQSLCGPCHSSKTASEDGGFGNSRR, from the coding sequence ATGCCGCTGAGGCCACAGAAGCCGTGCAACGCCCAAGGCTGCAACACGCTGACCCGTAACCCTCGGTACTGTGATGAGCATGCTCACCTGCTCAAGAGCTCGGCATGGGCCAAGCCTCGCGAGAGCAGTACCAAACGTCACTACAACTACAAGTGGCAGCAGGCTCGCGCAGGTTGGCTGGCAAAGCATCCGCTGTGTCGATGCTGTCAGGCGGAAGGGAAAGTGGTTGCTGCCACTGATGTTGATCACATCATTCCGCACAAGGGCGACATGACACTGTTCTGGGATCGGAACAACTGGCAGAGCCTATGCGGGCCGTGCCACTCCAGCAAGACTGCCTCCGAGGATGGTGGATTCGGCAATTCCCGGCGCTGA